The Inediibacterium massiliense genome has a segment encoding these proteins:
- a CDS encoding NCS2 family permease — MLENIFKLSERKTTVRTEILAGITTFMTMAYILVVNPDILSKTGMDKGAVFTATAISAAFATFLMGFLANLPFALAPGMGLNAFFAFTVCLTMGYSWQFALTAVLIEGIIFIILTLTNVREAIINGMPPVIKNAVSVGIGLFIAFIGFQGAGVIVKNDAVLVGLGNVKDPAVLLTLIGIIITGILLIKNVKGALLFGMMIITLAGVFIGKTIVPDTLISMPPSIEPIFWKFVGTDQIFSWDMVVVVFTFLFVDLFDTLGTLIGVSTKANMLDKDGKIPNAKQALFADAIGTTVGAMMGTSTVTTFVESASGVAEGGRTGLSAVTTGVLFLGSTILAPVFTSVPPQATSAVLILVGMFMMSPILKINFDDFTEAIPAFLTIIMMPLAYSIAEGLVFGVISYVFLKALTGKNKEIHPMMYVVTVLFIAKHIAG, encoded by the coding sequence ATGCTTGAAAATATCTTTAAGCTTTCAGAAAGAAAAACTACTGTAAGAACTGAAATTTTGGCAGGTATTACTACTTTTATGACAATGGCATATATTCTTGTAGTTAATCCTGATATTTTAAGTAAGACAGGAATGGATAAGGGAGCTGTATTTACTGCTACTGCCATATCAGCAGCTTTTGCTACATTTTTAATGGGTTTTTTAGCAAATTTACCTTTTGCATTGGCACCTGGAATGGGACTAAATGCTTTCTTTGCTTTTACTGTATGTTTAACAATGGGATATAGTTGGCAGTTTGCTCTAACAGCAGTTTTAATCGAAGGAATTATTTTTATTATACTTACTTTAACAAATGTTAGAGAAGCTATTATCAATGGAATGCCTCCAGTTATTAAAAATGCAGTAAGTGTTGGAATCGGATTATTTATAGCTTTTATAGGTTTTCAAGGGGCAGGAGTGATTGTAAAAAATGATGCAGTTTTAGTAGGTCTTGGAAATGTAAAAGATCCAGCAGTACTATTAACATTAATAGGAATTATTATTACGGGAATACTACTTATCAAGAATGTAAAAGGTGCTTTATTATTTGGAATGATGATTATTACTTTGGCCGGAGTTTTTATTGGAAAAACTATCGTTCCTGATACATTGATAAGTATGCCTCCATCTATTGAACCTATATTTTGGAAATTTGTTGGAACAGATCAAATTTTTTCTTGGGACATGGTTGTTGTAGTATTTACTTTCTTGTTTGTAGACTTATTTGATACATTAGGAACTTTAATTGGAGTATCTACAAAAGCAAATATGTTAGATAAAGATGGAAAGATTCCAAATGCAAAGCAAGCTTTATTTGCAGATGCTATCGGTACTACAGTAGGTGCTATGATGGGAACCAGTACAGTAACAACTTTTGTTGAAAGTGCATCAGGAGTTGCTGAGGGAGGAAGAACAGGTCTTAGTGCCGTTACAACAGGAGTACTTTTCTTAGGATCTACTATACTTGCTCCAGTATTCACATCTGTTCCACCACAAGCTACTTCTGCTGTATTGATTTTAGTTGGAATGTTTATGATGAGTCCTATTTTAAAAATCAATTTTGATGATTTTACAGAAGCAATTCCTGCTTTTTTAACGATTATCATGATGCCATTAGCTTATAGTATTGCAGAAGGATTAGTATTTGGAGTAATTTCTTATGTATTCTTAAAAGCTTTAACAGGAAAAAATAAAGAAATTCATCCTATGATGTATGTAGTAACAGTCTTATTTATTGCAAAGCATATAGCAGGTTAA
- the purE gene encoding 5-(carboxyamino)imidazole ribonucleotide mutase — protein sequence MKVAIIMGSDSDYKVVENAEKVLKDFGVEVNVRVISAHRTPERAATFAKEAENNGFEVIIGAAGKAAHLPGVLASFTTLPVIGLPIKSSTMDGLDSLLSIVQMPKGIPVATVAINGAENAALLAIQMLSLKYDLLKEKLKKFREEQEKEVIKKDEAFLNR from the coding sequence ATGAAAGTTGCAATTATTATGGGTAGTGATTCAGATTATAAAGTAGTAGAAAATGCAGAAAAAGTACTAAAGGATTTTGGAGTAGAAGTAAATGTAAGAGTCATATCTGCTCATAGAACACCAGAGCGCGCTGCTACCTTTGCTAAGGAAGCAGAAAATAATGGATTTGAAGTGATTATAGGGGCAGCAGGAAAAGCTGCTCACCTTCCAGGAGTATTAGCGTCTTTTACAACATTACCAGTTATAGGACTTCCTATCAAATCATCTACTATGGATGGATTAGATTCTTTATTATCCATTGTGCAAATGCCAAAGGGAATTCCAGTTGCGACAGTGGCTATTAATGGAGCTGAAAATGCAGCACTGCTAGCTATACAGATGTTGTCTTTAAAATATGATCTTTTAAAAGAGAAGCTTAAGAAATTTAGAGAAGAACAAGAAAAAGAAGTCATAAAAAAAGATGAAGCTTTTTTAAATAGATAA
- the purC gene encoding phosphoribosylaminoimidazolesuccinocarboxamide synthase, with translation MKKLEMLYEGKAKKVYKTDDEKRYIVEYKDDATAFNGQKKGTIADKGVINNKMSALLFKMLEEKGIPTHFEELLSDREMLVKAVKILPLEVIVRNVAAGSLSKRLGIEEGTALSHTIFEFCYKNDDLGDPMINDDHVLAMNLATQDQIDIVKEYTMKVNETLKEYFLEKGMKLIDFKLEFGTFDGQVILADEISPDTCRLWDVKTNKKMDKDRFRRDLGDVESTYQEVLARLQ, from the coding sequence ATGAAAAAATTAGAAATGTTATATGAAGGAAAAGCAAAAAAGGTATATAAAACAGATGACGAAAAAAGATATATTGTAGAATATAAGGATGATGCAACAGCTTTTAATGGACAAAAAAAAGGTACCATTGCAGATAAAGGAGTCATTAATAATAAAATGTCAGCTCTACTTTTTAAGATGTTAGAAGAAAAAGGAATACCTACTCATTTTGAAGAACTTTTAAGTGATAGAGAAATGCTTGTAAAGGCTGTAAAAATATTACCCCTTGAAGTAATCGTAAGAAATGTAGCGGCAGGTTCATTATCTAAAAGATTAGGAATAGAAGAAGGAACTGCTCTTTCCCATACTATATTTGAATTTTGTTATAAAAATGATGATCTAGGAGATCCAATGATCAATGATGATCATGTACTTGCAATGAATCTTGCAACACAAGATCAAATAGATATAGTAAAAGAATATACTATGAAAGTAAATGAAACTTTAAAAGAATATTTTTTAGAAAAAGGAATGAAATTAATAGATTTTAAATTAGAATTTGGTACTTTTGATGGACAAGTGATTTTAGCAGATGAAATCTCTCCAGATACTTGTAGATTATGGGATGTGAAAACAAATAAAAAAATGGATAAAGATAGATTTAGAAGAGATTTAGGAGATGTAGAATCCACTTATCAAGAAGTTTTAGCTAGACTTCAATAG
- the purF gene encoding amidophosphoribosyltransferase: MYNGINLDKLKEECGVLGVYAPKGENISQMVYFGLHALQHRGQESAGIAANHGGEIHYYKEMGLVQEVFSDKIIQRLQGDISIGHVRYSTTGESYVTNAQPLVVHHKGGAIALAHNGNLINAGEIREELEDEGVIFQTSIDSEVIANMIARKNKLGIENAIKETMSQIKGAYALVITYQNKLIGVRDPNGLRPLCIGKIDGGYVLSSESCAFGVLGATFIRDVEPGEMVIIENDEIRSIQYKCNEKKSLCSFEFVYFARPDSIIDGQSVYISRKNAGMMLAREYPVDADLVIAVPDSGTVAAIGYAQESKIPFGEGLIKNRYVGRTFIQPDQKMRERSVKMKLNVLKENIEGKRLVMVDDSIVRGTTSGQIVEMLKNAGAKEVHVRVCSPPVKYSCYFGIDTPSRKNLVGAVHSVEEIRQMIGADSLGYLSIEGLLNSTCMKNDLCSACFSGDYPMEVPKSGNKYLFEKK; this comes from the coding sequence ATGTATAATGGAATAAATTTAGATAAATTAAAAGAAGAATGTGGAGTTTTAGGAGTGTATGCTCCTAAAGGAGAAAACATATCTCAAATGGTTTATTTTGGACTACATGCTCTTCAACATAGAGGGCAAGAAAGTGCCGGAATTGCTGCTAATCATGGTGGAGAGATTCATTATTATAAAGAGATGGGGCTTGTGCAAGAAGTATTTTCAGATAAAATTATACAAAGGTTGCAAGGAGATATTTCCATAGGTCATGTAAGATATTCTACTACTGGAGAAAGTTATGTGACCAATGCTCAGCCATTAGTAGTTCATCATAAAGGAGGAGCTATTGCTTTAGCTCACAATGGAAATCTTATTAATGCAGGAGAAATAAGAGAAGAGCTTGAAGATGAAGGAGTAATCTTCCAAACTTCTATAGATAGTGAAGTCATTGCAAATATGATTGCAAGAAAAAATAAATTAGGAATAGAAAATGCAATCAAAGAAACTATGAGTCAAATAAAAGGTGCTTATGCATTGGTAATTACCTATCAAAATAAATTGATAGGAGTAAGAGATCCTAATGGACTTAGACCTTTATGTATAGGAAAAATTGATGGAGGGTATGTATTATCATCAGAAAGCTGTGCTTTTGGAGTTTTAGGAGCAACTTTTATAAGAGATGTAGAACCTGGTGAGATGGTGATCATTGAAAATGATGAAATTAGAAGCATTCAATATAAGTGTAATGAAAAAAAATCATTATGTTCCTTTGAATTTGTTTATTTTGCAAGACCAGATAGCATTATAGATGGACAAAGTGTATATATCAGCAGAAAAAATGCAGGGATGATGCTTGCAAGGGAGTATCCAGTAGATGCGGATTTAGTCATTGCAGTTCCAGATTCAGGAACGGTTGCAGCTATTGGATATGCTCAAGAATCAAAGATTCCTTTTGGAGAAGGACTTATTAAAAATAGATATGTAGGAAGAACATTTATACAACCTGATCAAAAGATGAGAGAAAGAAGTGTAAAAATGAAGCTCAATGTATTGAAAGAAAACATTGAGGGGAAAAGATTGGTTATGGTAGATGATTCAATTGTAAGAGGAACCACTAGTGGCCAGATTGTAGAAATGTTAAAAAATGCAGGAGCAAAAGAGGTTCATGTACGGGTATGTTCTCCTCCTGTAAAGTATTCTTGTTATTTTGGAATTGACACTCCATCTAGAAAAAATTTAGTAGGAGCTGTTCATTCTGTAGAAGAGATTAGACAAATGATCGGAGCAGATAGTCTTGGATATTTAAGTATTGAAGGACTATTAAATTCTACTTGTATGAAAAATGATTTGTGCAGTGCATGTTTTAGTGGAGATTATCCAATGGAAGTTCCTAAGTCAGGAAATAAGTATTTATTTGAAAAGAAGTAG
- the purM gene encoding phosphoribosylformylglycinamidine cyclo-ligase has product MMEKSLTYKDAGVDVSEGAKAVHLMKEHVQKTFSKNVLCGLGGFGGLFSLDLKEYKNPVLVSGTDGVGTKLKIAFMMDKHDTVGQDCVAMCVNDILCQGAKPLFFLDYVATGKLEAEKVADIVKGIADGCLKGQCSLIGGETAEMPGFYSDGEYDMAGFAVGIVDREKIIDGSKIKEGDVLIGISSSGIHSNGYSLVRKLFFDTLDYKLDQYIEELECTLGEELLKPTRIYTDVVMKLIDKHSIKGMVHMTGGGFYENIPRIIPEGLGVNVELGSFHVLPIFKCMQKLGNIKQEDMFATFNMGIGMILVVDKEDVDHIMEDLKNEKAYVMGSVVKGHGVNLCQ; this is encoded by the coding sequence ATGATGGAAAAATCACTTACGTATAAGGATGCAGGGGTAGATGTGTCAGAAGGAGCAAAAGCTGTTCATCTTATGAAAGAGCATGTACAAAAGACTTTTTCAAAAAATGTATTATGTGGTCTTGGTGGATTTGGAGGATTATTTTCATTAGATCTAAAAGAATATAAAAATCCTGTGCTTGTATCTGGGACAGATGGAGTAGGAACAAAATTAAAAATTGCTTTTATGATGGACAAGCATGATACAGTAGGACAAGATTGTGTGGCTATGTGTGTGAATGATATATTGTGTCAAGGAGCAAAGCCGTTATTTTTCTTAGATTATGTGGCTACAGGAAAATTAGAGGCAGAAAAGGTAGCTGATATTGTAAAAGGAATAGCAGATGGATGCTTAAAAGGACAATGTTCTTTAATTGGAGGAGAAACAGCAGAGATGCCAGGATTTTATTCAGATGGGGAATATGATATGGCAGGCTTTGCAGTAGGTATTGTAGATCGAGAAAAAATTATAGATGGATCAAAAATAAAAGAGGGAGATGTGCTTATAGGCATTTCTTCAAGCGGTATTCATAGTAATGGGTATTCTTTAGTGAGAAAGCTTTTCTTTGATACATTAGATTATAAACTAGATCAATATATAGAAGAATTAGAATGTACTTTAGGAGAAGAACTTTTAAAACCTACTCGTATTTATACAGATGTAGTGATGAAATTAATAGATAAACATTCTATTAAAGGAATGGTTCATATGACAGGTGGAGGATTTTATGAAAATATTCCAAGAATCATTCCTGAAGGGTTAGGCGTGAATGTAGAACTTGGAAGTTTCCATGTCCTACCTATTTTTAAATGTATGCAAAAGCTTGGAAATATCAAACAAGAAGATATGTTTGCTACCTTTAATATGGGAATCGGTATGATTCTTGTAGTAGACAAAGAAGATGTAGATCATATCATGGAAGATCTAAAGAATGAAAAAGCTTATGTTATGGGAAGTGTAGTTAAAGGCCATGGGGTGAATTTATGTCAATAA
- the purN gene encoding phosphoribosylglycinamide formyltransferase: MSINIAAFVSGGGTNLQALIDEIGKKNIDGKIQIILSSNEKAYALKRGEKHGIASIYIGKKNFPDINERNEKIIEILKEKNIDLIVLAGYMSILDEKLVKLYKNKIINIHPSLIPSFCGKGFYGKKVHEGVLEYGAKITGATVHFVDEGTDTGPVIMQKSVMVKEEDTVDSLAERVLKVEHEILPLAVQYFCEGRIKVEGRKVRIGGLKNETCTH; encoded by the coding sequence ATGTCAATAAATATTGCTGCGTTTGTATCAGGAGGAGGAACAAACCTCCAAGCTCTTATAGATGAAATAGGAAAGAAAAATATAGATGGGAAAATACAAATCATTCTCTCTAGTAATGAGAAAGCTTATGCACTAAAAAGAGGAGAAAAGCACGGAATAGCAAGTATTTATATAGGTAAGAAAAATTTCCCAGATATAAATGAAAGAAACGAAAAAATAATAGAGATTTTAAAAGAGAAAAATATTGATTTGATAGTACTTGCAGGATATATGAGTATATTAGATGAAAAATTAGTAAAACTATATAAAAATAAAATCATCAACATTCATCCATCTTTGATTCCAAGCTTTTGTGGGAAAGGCTTTTACGGAAAAAAGGTTCATGAAGGGGTCTTAGAGTATGGCGCAAAAATAACAGGGGCCACAGTTCATTTTGTAGATGAAGGAACAGATACAGGTCCTGTAATTATGCAAAAAAGTGTAATGGTTAAAGAAGAAGATACTGTAGATTCTTTAGCAGAAAGAGTTTTGAAGGTGGAGCATGAAATTCTTCCCTTGGCAGTTCAATACTTTTGTGAAGGAAGAATAAAAGTAGAGGGAAGAAAAGTAAGAATAGGGGGATTAAAGAATGAAACGTGCACTCATTAG
- the purH gene encoding bifunctional phosphoribosylaminoimidazolecarboxamide formyltransferase/IMP cyclohydrolase, with translation MKRALISVSDKRGIVEFAKKLQDMNIEIISTGGTAKVLKENEIRVIGISEITNFPECLDGRVKTLHPAVHGGLLARRDDENHMNQLKDLNITPIDLVVINLYPFKETISKEDVTLEEAIENIDIGGPTMLRSAAKNHKDVVVVCNPDDYENVIHEMKQGEISYDTKYRLALKVFEHTAHYDALISEYLRKEINGDLPNTLTLTYEKVQDLRYGENPHQKAVFYKEVGRKEGSLIEATKLHGKELSFNNINDTNGALELLKEYEEPTVVAVKHTNACGVGSGYDIYDAYIKAYECDSVSIFGGIIAANRKIDKKTAEEINKIFIEIVIAPDFDEDALEILQSKKNIRIVKLPNISVKQSKGSLDMKKVNGGILIQEIDHDLIEDIKVVTERIPTEKEMKDLLFGLKVVKHIKSNGIVLVKDQKTIGIGPGQVNRIWAVENSIKQSNEEVKGSVLASDAFFPFSDCVEEAAKAGVTAIIQPGGSIRDEESIKMANEYGIAMVFTSMRHFKH, from the coding sequence ATGAAACGTGCACTCATTAGTGTTTCGGATAAAAGAGGAATTGTAGAATTTGCAAAAAAATTACAAGATATGAATATAGAAATTATATCAACTGGGGGAACAGCAAAGGTTCTAAAGGAAAATGAAATTAGAGTTATAGGAATATCAGAGATTACAAATTTTCCTGAGTGTTTAGATGGAAGAGTAAAAACTCTTCATCCTGCTGTTCATGGAGGGTTGCTTGCAAGAAGAGATGATGAAAATCATATGAATCAACTTAAAGATTTAAATATTACACCTATTGATCTAGTAGTCATTAACTTATATCCTTTTAAAGAAACCATCAGCAAAGAAGATGTAACATTAGAAGAAGCTATTGAAAATATAGATATTGGTGGGCCTACTATGCTTAGATCTGCTGCTAAGAATCATAAAGATGTAGTGGTAGTATGTAATCCTGATGATTATGAAAATGTAATCCATGAAATGAAACAAGGTGAAATTTCTTATGATACAAAATATAGACTAGCCCTTAAAGTATTTGAACATACAGCCCATTATGATGCACTCATATCTGAGTATTTAAGAAAAGAAATCAATGGAGATCTTCCAAATACCCTTACATTGACTTACGAAAAAGTACAAGATTTAAGATATGGAGAGAATCCTCATCAAAAGGCGGTTTTTTATAAAGAAGTAGGAAGAAAAGAAGGTTCTTTAATAGAAGCTACAAAGCTTCATGGAAAAGAGCTATCCTTTAATAATATAAATGATACAAATGGAGCATTAGAGCTTTTAAAAGAATATGAAGAACCTACTGTAGTGGCAGTAAAACATACAAATGCTTGTGGAGTTGGAAGTGGCTATGATATTTATGATGCTTATATAAAAGCCTATGAATGTGACTCTGTTTCTATATTTGGAGGGATTATTGCAGCCAATAGAAAGATTGATAAAAAAACAGCAGAGGAAATCAATAAAATATTTATAGAAATAGTAATAGCTCCAGATTTTGATGAAGATGCACTAGAAATTTTACAATCTAAGAAAAATATAAGAATAGTAAAGCTTCCAAATATAAGTGTAAAACAGTCTAAAGGTTCACTAGATATGAAAAAAGTTAATGGAGGAATTTTGATTCAAGAAATAGATCATGATTTAATAGAGGATATAAAAGTAGTAACAGAAAGAATTCCTACAGAAAAAGAAATGAAAGATCTTTTATTTGGACTCAAGGTTGTAAAACATATTAAATCTAATGGAATTGTTCTTGTAAAGGATCAAAAGACAATAGGAATCGGACCAGGGCAAGTAAATAGAATATGGGCCGTAGAAAATTCTATCAAACAATCTAATGAAGAGGTCAAGGGAAGTGTACTAGCTTCTGATGCATTTTTCCCATTTTCAGATTGTGTAGAGGAAGCTGCAAAAGCAGGAGTAACAGCAATCATTCAGCCAGGAGGCTCTATAAGAGATGAAGAATCTATAAAAATGGCTAATGAATATGGAATAGCTATGGTATTTACTTCCATGAGACATTTTAAACACTAA
- the purD gene encoding phosphoribosylamine--glycine ligase: protein MNVLVIGSGGREHAIIYKISQSPKVKKIYCAPGNAGIKDLAQIVDIKDYDIEGLLKFAKENKIDLTIVGPEVPLVLGIVDKFQSHGLKIFGPNKKCARLEGSKAYTKDFLMRHSIPTAQYEEYTDFEKAKENIDKFGYPVVLKADGLAAGKGVVIAQNKEEAMTALEEMMKEKKFGQAGAKIVIEEYLTGIEASILCFVDGKTIVPMVSAQDYKKVYDKDQGPNTGGMGSYSPSFLDNEGFQEEVQKMILSSIIEGFQKDQLDFKGILFIGLMITNKGIKVLEFNVRFGDPETQVILPRLKTDLIDIMESIIDEKLDQQSILWREEKTVCVVVASGGYPEDYEKGKVIYGLDDIKDSIVFHAGTKEKDGEVFTNGGRVLGVMACGKTVEEAREKAYKDVSKISFEEMHYRKDIGKVITPA from the coding sequence ATGAATGTATTGGTGATAGGAAGCGGCGGAAGAGAGCATGCGATTATATATAAAATCAGTCAAAGTCCAAAAGTAAAAAAGATTTATTGTGCTCCAGGAAATGCTGGAATAAAAGATTTAGCACAAATTGTAGATATAAAAGATTATGATATAGAAGGACTTTTAAAATTTGCTAAGGAAAATAAAATCGATTTGACTATTGTAGGACCTGAAGTACCACTCGTTCTAGGAATTGTAGACAAGTTTCAAAGTCATGGACTGAAAATATTTGGACCAAATAAAAAGTGTGCACGTCTTGAGGGAAGTAAAGCTTATACAAAAGATTTTTTAATGAGACACAGTATTCCTACTGCTCAATATGAAGAATACACAGATTTTGAAAAAGCAAAAGAGAATATAGATAAATTTGGATATCCAGTAGTTTTGAAAGCGGATGGATTGGCAGCAGGAAAAGGAGTTGTCATTGCTCAAAATAAAGAAGAGGCTATGACAGCGTTAGAAGAGATGATGAAAGAGAAAAAGTTTGGGCAAGCAGGAGCCAAAATAGTCATAGAAGAGTACTTAACAGGAATAGAAGCTTCTATATTATGTTTTGTAGATGGAAAGACTATTGTACCCATGGTTAGTGCACAAGATTATAAAAAGGTATATGATAAAGACCAAGGACCAAATACAGGTGGCATGGGAAGTTATTCTCCAAGCTTTTTAGATAATGAAGGATTTCAAGAAGAAGTACAAAAGATGATATTAAGTTCTATTATAGAAGGCTTTCAAAAAGATCAATTAGATTTTAAAGGAATTTTATTTATAGGGCTGATGATTACAAATAAAGGTATTAAGGTATTAGAGTTTAATGTAAGATTTGGAGATCCAGAAACTCAGGTCATTCTTCCAAGATTAAAAACAGATTTGATAGATATTATGGAAAGTATAATAGATGAAAAATTAGATCAACAATCTATCTTATGGAGAGAAGAAAAAACAGTTTGTGTAGTTGTAGCCTCAGGTGGATATCCAGAAGATTACGAAAAAGGAAAAGTAATATATGGATTAGATGATATAAAAGATTCTATTGTATTTCATGCTGGAACAAAAGAAAAGGATGGAGAAGTTTTTACCAATGGAGGAAGAGTCCTAGGAGTTATGGCTTGTGGAAAAACTGTAGAAGAAGCTAGAGAAAAAGCTTATAAAGATGTTTCTAAGATATCCTTTGAAGAGATGCATTATAGAAAAGATATAGGGAAAGTGATAACACCTGCATAG
- a CDS encoding nitrous oxide-stimulated promoter family protein, protein MSNIKVNQKIEEEKKMIEKMIYIYCKGNHSFKNALCKDCKELLEYSRMRLDKCPFQENKQPCKQCKIHCYEKNMKENIKKVMRYSGIRMLWIDPKGVIAHLFHMFIK, encoded by the coding sequence GTGAGTAACATAAAAGTGAATCAAAAAATTGAAGAAGAAAAGAAAATGATTGAAAAAATGATTTATATTTATTGTAAAGGAAATCACTCATTTAAAAATGCATTATGTAAAGATTGCAAAGAATTATTAGAGTATTCAAGGATGAGATTAGATAAATGTCCATTTCAAGAGAATAAACAGCCTTGTAAACAATGTAAAATTCATTGTTATGAAAAAAACATGAAAGAAAATATAAAAAAAGTGATGAGGTATTCAGGTATTCGTATGTTATGGATTGATCCGAAAGGGGTGATTGCACATTTATTTCATATGTTTATCAAATAA
- a CDS encoding NEAT domain-containing protein, with amino-acid sequence MFILKKINKKGKNFIISMLAILLVFGGVGQIASAIGHTSHLSKVQINSSLLDRDGIYEIDVKALKENSDSTSMANKYLNSKAQIKVSNGGKHKEMTLTFSKHFEDMEDIEVNINGRKVPYKQVNEIKGITFEIPNEKEIITISMKVKVMIIFKSSVTFRVVPNQDSIRFIN; translated from the coding sequence ATGTTTATATTAAAGAAAATCAATAAAAAAGGAAAAAATTTCATCATAAGTATGCTAGCAATTTTACTAGTATTTGGAGGGGTAGGTCAAATAGCTAGTGCCATAGGACATACAAGCCATTTATCTAAAGTACAAATAAATAGTTCTCTTTTAGATAGAGATGGAATATACGAAATAGATGTAAAGGCATTAAAAGAAAATAGTGATAGCACATCTATGGCAAATAAATATTTAAATTCAAAGGCACAAATCAAAGTATCCAATGGAGGAAAACATAAAGAAATGACATTAACATTTTCCAAACATTTTGAGGATATGGAAGATATTGAAGTAAATATAAATGGAAGAAAAGTACCTTATAAACAAGTAAATGAAATAAAAGGAATAACTTTTGAAATACCAAATGAGAAGGAAATTATTACAATAAGCATGAAGGTAAAGGTGATGATTATTTTTAAATCCAGTGTGACATTTAGAGTTGTACCCAATCAAGATAGTATTAGATTTATAAATTAA